The proteins below come from a single Eubacterium limosum genomic window:
- a CDS encoding deoxyguanosinetriphosphate triphosphohydrolase family protein yields MINTQGRLARVATVPESEKWNAATARQHTLYQKEGDIRTPFGRDFTRILHSTAYRRLKHKTQVFFSPGNDHISTRIEHVNYVESVASTICEYMGLNVELARAIAIGHDLGHPPFGHHGEKVLNDIVRDEKLWSGQNGQYYWHEKNGLHFVDNIELLEGPDRKKYNLDLTYGVRDGIISHCGEVSEAALYPREEAIDLSTFKRVNQFSPFTWEGCVVKLADKISYLGRDIEDAQTLDILSDGQLEILDGIVAEYFEKQGQSRGNVNNTTVIHLLILDLGKNSSVANGLRFSDEGFEVLKNIQDFNVKNIYHHERLNGYKDYGELIIHRVYDALKELYNKGEITEKLPYFQKQFPLLTTNFLDWISDYWNQTDRRTEDYRLQNRIIYHIPEEPLDFYRAIIDYISGMTDQFIEKIYQELIRF; encoded by the coding sequence ATGATCAATACACAGGGGCGTCTGGCCAGGGTGGCAACGGTTCCGGAGTCGGAAAAGTGGAATGCCGCCACCGCCAGACAGCATACGCTGTACCAGAAGGAGGGCGATATCCGCACACCCTTTGGAAGAGACTTTACGCGGATACTCCACAGTACAGCCTACAGGCGTCTCAAGCATAAAACCCAGGTGTTCTTCTCGCCTGGGAATGACCACATCAGCACTCGGATCGAGCATGTAAACTACGTGGAATCTGTAGCGTCCACCATCTGTGAGTACATGGGGCTTAACGTAGAGCTGGCAAGAGCCATCGCCATCGGCCATGATCTGGGTCATCCGCCCTTTGGCCATCACGGTGAAAAAGTGCTCAATGACATTGTCCGGGATGAGAAGCTGTGGAGCGGCCAGAATGGTCAGTATTACTGGCATGAAAAAAACGGGCTGCACTTTGTGGATAATATTGAGCTGCTGGAAGGGCCGGACCGGAAAAAATATAATCTTGATTTGACCTACGGTGTGCGAGATGGTATTATTTCCCACTGCGGCGAGGTCAGCGAGGCCGCCCTGTACCCAAGAGAAGAAGCCATTGACCTGTCAACTTTTAAACGCGTCAACCAGTTTTCGCCCTTTACCTGGGAGGGCTGTGTGGTCAAGCTGGCCGACAAAATATCCTATCTGGGCCGCGACATCGAGGACGCACAAACGCTGGATATTTTGAGTGACGGCCAGCTGGAGATACTTGATGGTATCGTGGCAGAGTATTTTGAAAAGCAGGGACAGTCCAGAGGAAATGTCAACAACACCACCGTTATTCACCTTTTGATCCTGGACCTTGGAAAAAACAGCTCTGTTGCGAATGGACTGCGCTTTTCTGACGAGGGCTTTGAAGTCTTGAAAAACATCCAGGATTTTAATGTAAAGAATATCTACCATCACGAACGGCTAAACGGCTATAAAGACTATGGTGAGCTAATCATACACCGGGTATACGATGCGCTGAAGGAGCTCTATAATAAAGGCGAGATCACAGAGAAACTTCCCTATTTTCAAAAACAATTCCCCCTGTTAACCACCAACTTTCTGGACTGGATCAGCGACTACTGGAATCAAACCGATCGGCGGACAGAAGACTACCGGCTGCAAAATCGGATCATCTACCACATTCCTGAAGAACCTCTGGATTTCTACCGGGCCATTATCGATTATATCTCTGGTATGACGGACCAGTTTATCGAAAAGATCTATCAGGAGCTCATCCGGTTTTAA
- a CDS encoding O-acetylhomoserine aminocarboxypropyltransferase/cysteine synthase family protein yields MDKNLKFETLQLHAGQTPDPVTHSVAVPIYQTTSYAFDSTEHAENLFGLKENGNIYTRIMNPTSDVLEKRMAALEGGVGALAVASGSAAITLTMMTIAQAGDEIVAASTLYGGTFNLFDATLPKFGIKTTFVDPDDPANFEAAINENTKAIYIESLGNPSINIVDVEAVAKIAHDHKIPLIIDNTFATPYLFRALDFGADIVVYSATKFIGGHGTTIGGVIVDGGTFDWAGSGKFPEFTEPDESYHGIVYTRDAGEAAFITKARVQMLRDTGACISPFNSFLLLQGLETLSLRLDRHVENTRRVIDFLSGHSAVTWVNYPDQKDNKYHALAEKYFPRGTGSIFTFGIKGGIEAARKFIDNIQIFTHLANVADAKSLVIHPATTTHQQLSGDALLAAGITEDMIRVSIGLENADDLIGALDDALKLSQQ; encoded by the coding sequence ATGGATAAAAACTTGAAATTTGAAACCCTCCAGCTTCACGCCGGACAAACCCCGGACCCTGTAACCCATTCTGTGGCAGTGCCCATCTACCAGACCACTTCCTACGCCTTTGACAGCACCGAACACGCAGAAAACCTCTTTGGATTAAAGGAAAACGGCAATATCTACACCCGTATCATGAACCCAACCTCTGACGTACTGGAAAAGCGCATGGCCGCCCTTGAAGGCGGAGTCGGCGCTCTGGCGGTAGCTTCTGGCTCAGCGGCCATCACCCTGACAATGATGACCATCGCCCAGGCCGGTGACGAAATCGTCGCTGCCTCTACCCTTTACGGCGGCACCTTCAACCTGTTTGACGCGACTCTGCCAAAATTTGGCATCAAGACCACCTTTGTGGACCCGGACGATCCAGCGAACTTTGAAGCCGCGATCAATGAAAACACCAAGGCCATTTACATCGAATCCCTGGGCAATCCCAGCATTAACATCGTCGATGTCGAAGCCGTTGCAAAAATCGCCCATGACCATAAAATCCCGCTGATCATCGACAACACCTTTGCCACCCCTTATCTTTTCAGGGCACTGGATTTCGGCGCAGACATTGTGGTTTACTCTGCCACCAAGTTCATCGGCGGCCACGGCACCACCATCGGCGGCGTCATCGTGGACGGCGGTACCTTTGACTGGGCAGGCAGTGGAAAATTCCCGGAATTCACAGAGCCTGATGAAAGCTACCACGGCATTGTCTACACCCGGGACGCTGGCGAAGCCGCCTTTATCACGAAGGCCCGCGTCCAGATGCTCCGGGATACCGGCGCCTGCATCAGCCCGTTTAACTCCTTTTTGCTGCTTCAGGGCCTTGAAACCCTTTCGCTGCGGCTGGACCGCCATGTGGAAAACACCCGCAGAGTCATTGACTTTTTATCCGGCCACTCAGCGGTTACCTGGGTAAATTATCCTGACCAAAAAGACAACAAATACCACGCTCTGGCAGAAAAATATTTTCCCCGCGGCACAGGCTCCATCTTTACCTTTGGCATTAAAGGCGGCATTGAGGCTGCCCGTAAGTTCATTGATAATATCCAGATTTTCACCCACCTTGCCAACGTAGCCGACGCCAAGTCTCTGGTTATCCACCCGGCAACCACGACCCACCAGCAGCTTTCCGGTGACGCACTGCTGGCAGCCGGTATTACAGAGGATATGATCCGTGTGTCCATCGGTCTGGAAAACGCCGACGACTTGATCGGCGCCCTTGACGACGCGCTGAAGCTTTCACAGCAATAA